The sequence TTGAACTCTATTAAGGATTACTATCATTCTCCAATCTTCTCTTACCCTCACTCTACTCTACTCTCCCTTCAAACTAAAACACCTCTCACAATTCACATGGCTAACCTCCTCTAACACTGATGTAGATAGTCAAGATACAAACAATCATGAGTTTGAATGATCAGAAGATCCAATAGTCTTAAAAGAGTAACCAAGAGAGGTAGAAAGCTTTTTGCCACATGACAATCAATGAACAACCAGGTTAAACCAAGTGAGACCAAACACATGTAATAGGATTCTCAATGTAGACTTTCTTAGTCTCAATAATTCGACTTAAATAAATTTGCAAAAGAGCGAACTTATTCCAGTGGGGGAAATGGGTAGATTGACATCTTTATTTGGAAGTAAGGGAGGTAGGTTCCCTACTTCTTGTCTTAGACTACCTTTGGGAGTATCTCATAAGTCTTATATAGTATGGGATGCTATAAAGGAGAGATTTAGGAGATTAGCCTCTTGGAAGAAGCAATACTTGTAAAAGGGAGGAAGATTAGTTCTTATAAGAGCACTCTCTTGAACGGGAGACACTCACACAAAATTAATAAGCCTAAAAAATTAGGTCATGGGAGACAGTCTCGCAAAAGATTATCCACCATGTATAGTCTCTacaagttcatctctatctcataacttttttcccctcatgacctaaaaaatttatagagatatttttaataactttccttattctataaggaaatctaatGTTACAATGACATatgaatatagaaaatattctaTGTAATGTTCTTCACAAAAGGAATCTACactaattagaaatttgacACACTGtccaacaatctccaccttgaaTCAAATTCCATTATGTCAATCTTCCATCTCTCCATGATACAAGCTTTTTGTATCACATCCCCACAAGAGAACAATCAACTCTACTTTGACTAAAATTCCTTTTGTCATCTTCTTGTATGCTTTATTCTCTTTGACTTTTCTAGAAATCTTCATCttgggctctgataccaatttgtcATGCCAATGGAAGCTttttagttcaagaacacaaagataaaacaattcaCACAAAGGTACATATTAACGTGATTCGACCAATCATACCTACATCCATGAATAAGAAAGAATTATTCTACTATAccataaataatattacaaagaacaaaatcaaatacaactattgggttctcgAAACATCTCATATTTCCCCATTTCTTGTATCTACACCTTGCACCACGAGCCCCTCGCTCCTTCGGGTGTCTCTCATTCTTCcttacatctctatccacctcataTAATCTTTACAAGTCTATctttatctcataactttttcccctcatgacctataagatttatagagatattcctaatatttttccttattttataagaaaatctaatattacaatgacATATGAACATAGGAAATACTTCATATAATATTCTTGacaaaaggaatctatactaattaagaatttgagatACTCTCCAACATTATAGTGTAAGATCTTCAGTAAAGAGAGTGTAGAGTCAGTTGATCACAGCTTGATTCATTGTGATAGGACAAAAGAGTTGTGGATGTTTCTTTTAGCCATCCTTGGCCTAAAGTGGGTGTTTCCAGCTTTAGTTAAAAATCTCCTCCTCGAGTGGAAGTTTAAGGGGATGGATAAGAAGAGATGACCTTTTTGGTGCATGAATCCCCTACGTCTATTCTGGTGCATGGGGAAAAAGCAACAAAAGGGTAGAACTTTTAATGAAGAAGAACTTTTAATGAAGAAGAACTTTTAATGAAGGAGAACTTTCATATCAAGGTTAAAGGAGTGCTTCATTAAATCCCTTTTGGAATGGCTCCAAGCTTTGTTGGAAATGGGAAATTTCTCAACATTGGAACTCTGAGATAGCCTCAACTGTGGGTAGCTTAGGTTTTCTAAGATTGTTTTTTGTAGATACCTTTCAATATGTTTTATTGGTAGCTTTGTGTATACTACCTATATACAAAGTATGAATGCCTTTTTCTTGGTGCTCTCTATTACTCTctgtttgcttatcaaaaaaaccTTAACTTGAATGATAAATACGTTAAGAGAAATAAATCTCAACGAACTATATCAAATCTCCCTTTGTATACCTCCCGTGTACTTGGAGTGCAccctctttttttatttggcatctttaatatattattggttgcctatcaaaaaaaaacatgatgaaCGTGCAATGGCAAACTGAAAAGCACAGCAGGATGGCAATCCGAAGTTACATTCTGGTTACATTAGCTTTGCCATTAAACATACATAATTGACTAGTTTGGCACAATTCCCAGAattgatttttaagataaatacTTGAACCTAGTAACtcttttgaaaagtaattttttttatgaagtaaGCTGGTAAAAATTATGCAACTATTAATTAgtttacataaataaaatataacatgatCTTCTATATTGATCATGTTATATTTACATAATTCAAGGGAGTTACTAGGTTCAAGTCCTTATCTTAGAAAGCAATTCTGTTACAGTAATTTGCTAATCATATATTAGTTTTACTTCAGGTGAATCTCTAGTTGGGTTGGTCCAGAGGAAAGCAGGTATGGCCAACTTGACCTTGGTTTATACAGTTTGATTGAAACCATGCTGCATAGTTTGACTTGCACCTCTAATGGGTCATTCAACTTAAATGAAGGTTGATGTCCAGGATACAGAAATTTGTATTTAAAGAACAATACTTGGATACAACATGATAGTCCTAAACAAGGcccaaaaatttttaattcacatCCCTGGCATATCTGATGATGTCATGATGTCAGCCCAATCTCAACAATAAGGCCAAAGGTAAGTGCTATCAGCATGCAATTAGAATGCAAGTGAGGATTCAAGTCAAACTTCATATGATCATATAGAGGACTAAAATACTACCTGCCTACAAGATTTTGATCATCTTGTTGTACAACAGTAGAATGGTTAATACAACATTGACAAACACTGGCATCAGAAGATGTTATCAGGATGAAAACAAGAATAGGATTGAGGATGCAACTCAAACCTCAGATGTTAAAACctatagataaaaaataaaaaataaataaataaaactaaaatactatCTGCTTATCAGCTTAGGGTTTTGATCATTCTGTTGAACAGCAGCAGAACCACTAATACACCTTATGCAAAAACTAGCATCACCAAGAATCTAAGAGCAGCCAATCGACTGTCTACTTAGACCCCTATCAGCTAAAGGCAAAGCAAATGTAAATGCCATGATGCCAAGTACTTTGGTGGACATATTAACCTCAAATTCCTTCAAATGAATATGTTCCTATAATAACACCGTTAAACATGTCATGGGGCATTACATGCCTCAAGTGTTTCCCAAACTTATATACTATTGACAATATCTGGAAAAGAACAACCACATCTTGAATTTGTGCtggttaaataataaaataaaataagagttaATTTCCTCTTTTAAGGTTTTGGCCAAATACACCTAATCttcattggtttgaaatttcatcgaATACCGTTTCTATccttttaatttgttattttcactcaTCTTCCCTCTCACCCAAAATTGGgaaggtatttgatgaaatttcaaaccaatgggATCAAGTATGTTTAGCCGAAGTCTGGGGAGGGGAGTCCAATTaacccataaaataaaataaaaggcagAAAACATGATCTGTAGAGCACAAGATCACTTGATATTCACATCTTGGCCAGTTATATTATAGAAGTAATGGCATAAACAACACAGATATAACAGATCaaatgaatggaaatttatCACAGCTCAGTGCAATTGATAGacgtaatatttttttttcttctattggtCAGTGTTCTCTAGCACAGTTGTCCATAATACTTTCTAAAAAGAGAAGGCGAAACCCAATTGAGTAATAGACTTCACCTCCTATTATGTTTCAATAATCTACAATCCCAAATAGTAATTTGACTCAAAAACAATAATCCATCCAGGGCGCGCCACAATTACAGTGCTGCAATATAGAATGATGGAAAGAGTACATAGAAAGCCCGTATGAGGAAATCAAAACATACCTTCGAAGCGGCTCCCTGACTGTCATATTACAAATATAAGGCGAATTCTTGGGAGGAGTGGGTGTGGGAGGAGAGGCATTAGCTCCTCGCTTGTTGAAAGAAACCTCCACAGTCCCAGCCaattgttcttcttcttccccaccGTCCACACCTTTGTAAAACCCAACCAGCGTTGCTGTATGCGGCATTAAAGCTCTTTTCTCAATCAAATACTGCTTCACCAGGTACGCCAACAGCTTCACATACGCAATAGGCAATAACAAGGACACGGCAAACGATTCGGCAAGCAAATTAGCCGTAATATCAATCTCCTCTGCTCTCATCACCCGGACCCACATAGACCCAAATTCGAACTCATGCGAATACCTGAAATTTTCGAGAATTCGGAGCTTCTCAAGTTCTTCATTGCTCAGAAACCGACCTGTTCTTAGTGGGTCTTGGAAAAATGAAGAGGTTGAAGAAGGGGAATCGGAGGAGGAAAATAAAGGTAGTACGAGGCGGTAACAGCCGGATTTGTGTTGAAGGGGAAGAGGGTGTTTGGGCTTTGGTGGTAAGGTATTGAAATATGGTGCATGGCGGGGTTTGAAATGAGCGatatggtggtggtggtggtgggggaGGGTGTCAAAGGTGGAGGAGAGAGAAACTGTTGCAGCCATAACAGGAGCTGTCTATTAGTCTGATCGCT is a genomic window of Vitis riparia cultivar Riparia Gloire de Montpellier isolate 1030 chromosome 1, EGFV_Vit.rip_1.0, whole genome shotgun sequence containing:
- the LOC117924897 gene encoding uncharacterized protein LOC117924897, whose protein sequence is MAATVSLSSTFDTLPHHHHHHIAHFKPRHAPYFNTLPPKPKHPLPLQHKSGCYRLVLPLFSSSDSPSSTSSFFQDPLRTGRFLSNEELEKLRILENFRYSHEFEFGSMWVRVMRAEEIDITANLLAESFAVSLLLPIAYVKLLAYLVKQYLIEKRALMPHTATLVGFYKGVDGGEEEEQLAGTVEVSFNKRGANASPPTPTPPKNSPYICNMTVREPLRRRGIGWNLLKASEELISQMSLMRDIYLHCRMIDVAPFNMYTKAGYKIVKTDSILILLALQRRKHLMCKKLPVLDNPSETYLSGPDEALHE